Proteins found in one Lonchura striata isolate bLonStr1 chromosome 27, bLonStr1.mat, whole genome shotgun sequence genomic segment:
- the NABP2 gene encoding LOW QUALITY PROTEIN: SOSS complex subunit B1 (The sequence of the model RefSeq protein was modified relative to this genomic sequence to represent the inferred CDS: inserted 1 base in 1 codon), whose amino-acid sequence MSAETLVKDVKPGLKNLNLIFIVLETGRVTKTKDGHEVRTCKVADKTGSINISVWDDVGNLIQPGDIIRLTKGYASVFKGCLTLYTGRGGDLQKIGEFCMVYSEVPNFSEPNPEYAAQQAQGKGAPPESSAPAAPPPPRAPPPPAQVGTAPEPPAPESQNGNGLSPGVPPXAPPSGRITRSQPGPVSNGKETRRSGKR is encoded by the exons atgAGCGCCGAGACGTTGGTCAAGGACGTCAAACCCGGCCTCAAGAACCTCAACCTCATCTTCATCGTGCTGGAGACCG GCCGGGTGACCAAGACCAAGGACGGCCACGAGGTTCGGACGTGCAAAGTGGCCGACAAGACCGGCAGCATCAACATCTCCGTGTGGGACGACGTGGGCAACCTCATCCAGCCCGGGGACATCATCCGCCTCACCAAGGG ctACGCCTCCGTCTTCAAGGGCTGCCTGACGCTCTACACCGGCCGCGGCGGCGACCTGCAGAAGATCGGCGA GTTCTGCATGGTTTACTCCGAGGTGCCCAACTTCAGCGAGCCCAACCCCGAGTACGCGGCGCAGCAGGCGCAGGGCAAGGGG gccCCTCCCGAGAGTTCGGCCCCGGCAGCTCCGCcgcccccccgggcccccccgcCGCCTGCCCAGGTCGGTACCGCCCCCGAACCCCCCG CCCCCGAGAGCCAGAACGGGAACGGGCTGAGCCCGGGGGTCCCCC GCGCACCCCCGAGCGGCCGCATCACCCGCAGCCAGCCCGGCCCCGTCAGCAACGGCAAAGAGACGCGGCGGAGCGGCAAGAGATAA
- the SLC39A5 gene encoding zinc transporter ZIP5 yields the protein MSRPGLLPALLGLLLLLGPGGAAGTPGRLPEDAEQEHGYYLRQLFGQYGQNGTLPSEGLARLLGSLGLGRVQVVQIQHEELGHGHVSHLDLLEVQEDKHRHRHPLREHGGDAAPSTGAPLSPPPSRPPSWPRPVPAEPPGAAGVPRQYRPSLRLLGRVLGLEHSSADHPHDDCLNVSQLLLNFGLDSAAQLTPEQFTLLCPALLYQIDSRVCIQHSDEVTPPAPAGTLWPALGWALLAVLSVSLPSALAAALLPLRARGSRRSLLAFLVALAVGTLCGDALLHLWPHANGNHPEAAGEPSPAVLQGLAVLAGIYLLFVLELLLGMLRHRREATGRPHGETPGMGAGVLAPSRAGTTPSHPPPEPPVPARTGRSPAVRPAAGTELRRLTAPGAELEPSPGEPHRELPPGPSHGHSHGPALPLGPGAADLAWMVVLGDGVHNLTDGLAIGAAFSHSVSSGLSTALAVLCHELPHELGDAALLLRAGAAPRSLLRLSLLSALLSALGALAGVALGRGGTPLAPWLLTGTAGVFLYVALADMLPEALRGSAGAGWGRLALQNGGFVLGAGTMLGIALAEGHLRSWLRA from the exons ATGAGCCGCCCGGGGCTCCTCCcggccctgctggggctgctgctgcttttggggcCCGGGGGCGCCGCGGGGACCCCGGGGCGGCTCCCCGAGGACGCGGAGCAGGAGCACGGCTACTACCTGCGGCAGCTCTTCGGGCAGTACGGGCAGAACGGCACGCTGCCCTCCGAGGGGCTGGCGcggctgctgggcagcctggggctgggcagggtgcAGGTGGTCCAGATCCAGCACGAGGAGCTGGGCCACGGCCACGTCAGCCACCTGGACCTGCTGGAGGTGCAGGAGGACAAGCACCGCCACCGGCACCCGCTGCGGGAGCACGGCGGCGACGCGGCTCCGAGCACCGGAGCGCCCCTCAG ccccccgcccTCCCGGCCGCCGAGCTGGCCCCGGCCCGTGCCCGCCGAGccccccggggctgcgggggtcCCCCGGCAGTACCGGCCCAGCCtcaggctgctgggcagggtgCTGGGCTTGGAGCACTCCAGCGCCGACCACCCGCACGACGAT TGCCTGAACGtgagccagctgctgctgaatttcGGGCTGGACTCGGCGGCGCAGCTGACGCCGGAGCAGTTCACGCTGCTGTGCCCGGCGCTGCTCTACCAGATCGACAGCCGCGTCTGCATCCAGCACAGCGACGAGGTGACGCCGCCTGCCCCCGCCGGGACCCTGTGGCCAG CGCTGGGCTGGGCGCTGCTGGCCGTGCTCTCGGTCAGCCTCCCGTCGGCGCTGGccgcggcgctgctgccgctgcgggcccgcggctcccgccgcTCGCTGCTCGCCTTCCTGGTGGCGCTGGCCGTGGGGACGCTCTGCGGGGAcgcgctgctgcacctctgGCCGCAC GCGAACGGGAATCACCCGGAGGCAGCGGGGGAGCCGAGCCCCGCCGTGCTGCAGGGGCTGGCGGTGCTGGCGGGCATCTACCTGCTCTtcgtgctggagctgctcctggggatgCTGCGGCACCGGCGGGAGGCCACG GGACGCCCCCACggagagacccccgggatggGCGCGGGGGTCCTGGCACCGTCACGGGCAGGTACGACCCCCTCGCACCCCCCGCCAGAGCCGCCGGTCCCGGCGCGCACCGGACGGAGCCCGGCTGTCCGTCCCGCCGCAGGGACCGAGCTGCGGCGCCTGACGGCTCCGGGAGCGGAGCTGGAGCCGAGCCCCGGCGAGCCGCACCGGGAgctccccccgggaccctcgcACGGGCACTCGCACGGGCCCGCGCTGCCCCTCGGGCCCGGCGCCGCCGACTTGGCGTGGATGGTGGTGCTGGGAGACGGCGTCCACAACCTGACCGACGGGCTGGCCATCG gcgCCGCCTTCTCGCACAGCGTCTCCAGCGGGCTCAGCACGGCGCTGGCCGTGCTCTGCCACGAGCTGCCCCACGAGCTGG GGGAcgcggcgctgctgctgcgggCGGGCGCGGCTCCGCGCTCGCTGCTGCGGCTCTCGCTGCTCTCGGCGCTGCTCTCGGCGCTGGGGGCGCTGGCGGGGGTCGCCCTGGGCCGCGGCGGGACCCCCCTCGCCCCCTGGCTCCTCACCGGCACCGCCGGCGTCTTCCTCTACGTGGCCCTGGCCGACATG